In Flavobacterium piscisymbiosum, the sequence TTTGTGCAGCAAATTTTAAATCAGAAATTTTAGATTCGTCGTCTTTGTATTTATAACCTAAATGCGAAAGGCAAATAACCAAATCACATTTCTCTTCTTTCTTTAACAATTGCGTCATATCCTGAGCAACTTCAACAGGATTGTTGTAAACAGTTTCCTTGTACATTTGTTTGTCTACCAAACCTGCAAGTTCAATTCCTACACCAAAAACACCTACTTTAATTCCGTTTTTATTAAAAATCTTATACGGTTTTACAAGTCCGTTCATGACCGTGTTTTTAAAGTCATAATTAGAATTAATAAATTCAAAAGTTGCATGAGGCATTTGTGCATATAAGCCATCAAGACCATTATCAAAATCATGATTTCCAATAGTCGATGCGTCGTATTTCATCATACTCATCAACTTAAATTCCAATTCACCGCCATAATAATTAAAATATGGAGTTCCCTGAAAAATATCTCCAGCATCAAGCAAAAGTACATTTGGGTTTTCCCTACGAATAGTTTCTATAAGAGCAGCTCTTCGGGATACACCACCTTTGTTCGGG encodes:
- a CDS encoding bifunctional metallophosphatase/5'-nucleotidase codes for the protein MKRREFIEKTAASTALLSLGLSLSSFETNDIKHLTILHTNDVHSHIDPFPADDPRNPNKGGVSRRAALIETIRRENPNVLLLDAGDIFQGTPYFNYYGGELEFKLMSMMKYDASTIGNHDFDNGLDGLYAQMPHATFEFINSNYDFKNTVMNGLVKPYKIFNKNGIKVGVFGVGIELAGLVDKQMYKETVYNNPVEVAQDMTQLLKKEEKCDLVICLSHLGYKYKDDESKISDLKFAAQTQDIDLIIGGHTHTFLDKPTIVKNKAGQDVLVNQVGCYGINLGRIDFYFDKDKAHTNQGRSIIV